The nucleotide window CGTCTACCTGGAGGACGGCGAGTTCGCGCGCATCGACGCCGACGGCTGGGACGTCTCGACGGCCGACGGCGAGCCGGTCGAGAAGACGATCCACACCGTGAACTGGGACGCCGAGGAGACGGGCAAGAGCGGCTACGACCACTTCATGCTGAAGGAGATCCACGAGCAGCCGCGCGCGCTCCGGCAGTGTCTGCGCGGGCGCGTCGACGAACTCGGCGGGCAGGTCGAATTGGAGGAGCTCGCCGGCGTCAGGCCCACGAGCGTGCAGTTCGTCGCCTGCGGCACCTCCTATCACGCGGCGCTGTACGGTGCGGAGCTGTTCCGCGAGGCTGGCGTCCCCGCACAGGCGTTTCTGGCCAGCGAGTACGTCACCTCGCCGCCGCCGATCGGTGACGCGCTCGTCGTCGGCGTCACCCAGAGCGGCGAGACCGCCGACACGCTGAGTGCGCTCCGGGAGGCACGCCAGCGCGGCGCGCGCACGCTTGCGCTCACCAACGTGGTCGGCTCGACGGTCGCCCGCGAGTGCGATCACACCCTCTACATCCGTGCCGGCCCCGAGATCGGCGTCGCGGCCTCGAAGACGTTCGCGAGCCAGCTGGCCGCGCTCAACCTCTTCGCGTTCGCGGCCACCGACGACCACGACCGCGAGGCGATCGGCGCGCTGCGCGACCTTCCGAGCACAGTTCAAGAAGTCATCGACGACTCGACGGCCGAATCGGTCGCCGAGGCGTATCTCGATGCCGACGCCTACTTCTTCATCGGCCGCGGGCTGAACTATCCGGTGGCGCTCGAAGGCGCGCTCAAGCTCAAGGAGATCACCTACCGCCACGCCGAAGGGTTCGCCGCCGGTGAGCTCAAACACGGGCCGTTGGCCCTGGTGACGGACAACTCGCCGGTGATCGCCATCACCACGGGCGACGGCGAGCTCGCGCGCAAGACGGTGAACAACGTCAAAGAGGTCGAGGCGCGCGACGCGCCCGTCATCGCCGTCACCGACGGCCAGTCGGACATCGAGCGCTACGCCGATCACGTCCTCACCATTCCCGAGACGCAGCCGCGGACCGCCGCCGTCCTCGCGAACGTCCAGCTCCAGCTGCTCGCCTACCACACCGCCGACCAGCTCGGCCGCTCGATCGACAAACCCCGCAACCTCGCGAAAAGCGTCACCGTCGAGTAGCGGCGGTTCGGCTCGCCATCAAGACTTCTCAGTAAGCTGTTCGCGCGTGGACGGTTCGCGTGCGTCGTCCTCGGTTTCGAGCAACCGGTCGAGACGGCGCTCGAACTCCTCGTCCGTGAGTTCGCCGCGCGCGTAGCGCTCGCGCACGATCAACAGCGGATCGCGCTCTGCGTGCGCTGTCGAGGATGCCGATGAGGACTCCGTCGCTGTCACCGATTCCCTGAACACGGCCAGTCCACCGAGCCCGAACGCCATCAACAGCACGCCGTATTCGATGGTCAGAGCGAGCATGACTGCACCGCCGACGAAGACCGCGAGACAGATCAGAAAAGCGACCGTATCGAGAGTCGTTCTCCCGAGCAGCGGCCGTTCACCGTCTACCGGGTCGGCCATGCGCCGACGTTTCTCTCGAATGATCAAAAACCTTCGCTGCATCTTTCGCCGACAGAAACGGCAAACGTTTTGGCCGCTCAGGAGT belongs to Halococcus qingdaonensis and includes:
- a CDS encoding SHOCT domain-containing protein, which encodes MADPVDGERPLLGRTTLDTVAFLICLAVFVGGAVMLALTIEYGVLLMAFGLGGLAVFRESVTATESSSASSTAHAERDPLLIVRERYARGELTDEEFERRLDRLLETEDDAREPSTREQLTEKS
- the glmS gene encoding glutamine--fructose-6-phosphate transaminase (isomerizing), with translation MCGIVGCVGRPDETLDVLMHGLSKLEYRGYDSAGVALANSAVEIEKHEGELANLERAVDDDAPSGPVGIGHTRWSTHGPPSDRNSHPHADCEGEVAVIHNGIIENYQTVKDELTAAGHEFTSDTDTEVVPHLIESALADGASHEEAFRAAIERIEGSYAIAAVFAGGDSVFCTRQDSPLVLGIDDGATYLASDVPAFREFTDRVVYLEDGEFARIDADGWDVSTADGEPVEKTIHTVNWDAEETGKSGYDHFMLKEIHEQPRALRQCLRGRVDELGGQVELEELAGVRPTSVQFVACGTSYHAALYGAELFREAGVPAQAFLASEYVTSPPPIGDALVVGVTQSGETADTLSALREARQRGARTLALTNVVGSTVARECDHTLYIRAGPEIGVAASKTFASQLAALNLFAFAATDDHDREAIGALRDLPSTVQEVIDDSTAESVAEAYLDADAYFFIGRGLNYPVALEGALKLKEITYRHAEGFAAGELKHGPLALVTDNSPVIAITTGDGELARKTVNNVKEVEARDAPVIAVTDGQSDIERYADHVLTIPETQPRTAAVLANVQLQLLAYHTADQLGRSIDKPRNLAKSVTVE